In Salvelinus sp. IW2-2015 linkage group LG23, ASM291031v2, whole genome shotgun sequence, a genomic segment contains:
- the LOC111950370 gene encoding E3 ubiquitin ligase RNF121 isoform X1: protein MAGVFEVEVDGVEHDHGLGHHDEPNQVDLSHLSPEEKWRLEHARMHVKHKGHEAMHAEMVLILIVTLVIAQLVLVQWKQRHPKSYNLVTLFQMWVVPLYFTTKLHWWRFLVTWFIFSVVTAYVTYRATRKPLECTTPRLVYKWFLLLYKISYATGIVGYTVVMFTLFGINLIFRIKPEDAMDFGVSLLFYGLYYGVLGRDFAEMCADFMASTVGYYSASGMPTKHLSDSICAVCGQPILVDVSEEGIIENTYRLSCNHVFHEFCIRGWCIVGKKQICPYCKEKVDLKRMFSNPWERPHVMYGQLLDWLRYLVAWQPVIIGLVQGINYILGLE from the exons ATGGCGGGGGTGTTTGAGGTGGAGGTTGATGGTGTAGAACACGATCATGGACTCGGACACCACGATGAACCAAACCAG GTCGACCTATCCCATCTGTCACCGGAGGAGAAGTGGAG GTTGGAGCATGCCAGGATGCATGTAAAACACAAGGGCCATGAGGCCATGCACGCTGAGATGGTGCTTATCCTCATTGTCACCCTGGTCATCGCCCAGCTGGTCCTTGTGCAATGGAAACAGAGGCACCCCAAGTCCTACAAT ctAGTGACTCTGTTCCAGATGTGGGTGGTTCCTCTGTACTTCACCACCAAGCTTCACTGGTGGAGGTTTCTGGTCACGTGGTTCATCTTCTCTGTGGTCACTGCATACGTTACCTACCGTGCCACACGCAAGCCCCTGGAGTGCACCACGCCCAG GCTGGTCTACAAATGGTTCCTCCTCCTCTACAAGATCAGCTATGCCACAGGGATAGTGGGCTACACCGTCGTCATGTTTACACTGTTTGGCATCAACTTGATATTTAG AATAAAGCCAGAGGACGCAATGGATTTTGGCGTGTCCTTACTGTTCTATGGTCTGTACTATGGCGTCCTGGGTAGGGACTTTGCCGAAATGTGTGCAGACTTCATGGCATCGACAGTGGGG TACTACAGTGCGTCTGGAATGCCCACCAAGCACCTCTCAGACAGCATCTGCGCTGTGTGTGGCCAGCCCATACTGGTTGACGTCAGCGAAGAGGGAATCATCGAGAACACATACAGACTATCCTGCAACCATGT ATTCCATGAATTCTGCATACGAGGATGGTGCATCGTGGGAAAGAAGCAGATATGCCCGTACTGCAAAGAGAAAGTGGACCTGAAAAGGATGTTCAGTAACCC CTGGGAGAGGCCACATGTCATGTATGGACAACTCCTGGACTGGCTCCGCTACCTTGTCGCTTGGCAACCAGTAATCATTGGACTTGTGCAAGGCATCAACTACATCCTGGGGCTGGAGTGA
- the LOC111950370 gene encoding E3 ubiquitin ligase Rnf121 isoform X3, whose protein sequence is MHVKHKGHEAMHAEMVLILIVTLVIAQLVLVQWKQRHPKSYNLVTLFQMWVVPLYFTTKLHWWRFLVTWFIFSVVTAYVTYRATRKPLECTTPRLVYKWFLLLYKISYATGIVGYTVVMFTLFGINLIFRIKPEDAMDFGVSLLFYGLYYGVLGRDFAEMCADFMASTVGYYSASGMPTKHLSDSICAVCGQPILVDVSEEGIIENTYRLSCNHVFHEFCIRGWCIVGKKQICPYCKEKVDLKRMFSNPWERPHVMYGQLLDWLRYLVAWQPVIIGLVQGINYILGLE, encoded by the exons ATGCATGTAAAACACAAGGGCCATGAGGCCATGCACGCTGAGATGGTGCTTATCCTCATTGTCACCCTGGTCATCGCCCAGCTGGTCCTTGTGCAATGGAAACAGAGGCACCCCAAGTCCTACAAT ctAGTGACTCTGTTCCAGATGTGGGTGGTTCCTCTGTACTTCACCACCAAGCTTCACTGGTGGAGGTTTCTGGTCACGTGGTTCATCTTCTCTGTGGTCACTGCATACGTTACCTACCGTGCCACACGCAAGCCCCTGGAGTGCACCACGCCCAG GCTGGTCTACAAATGGTTCCTCCTCCTCTACAAGATCAGCTATGCCACAGGGATAGTGGGCTACACCGTCGTCATGTTTACACTGTTTGGCATCAACTTGATATTTAG AATAAAGCCAGAGGACGCAATGGATTTTGGCGTGTCCTTACTGTTCTATGGTCTGTACTATGGCGTCCTGGGTAGGGACTTTGCCGAAATGTGTGCAGACTTCATGGCATCGACAGTGGGG TACTACAGTGCGTCTGGAATGCCCACCAAGCACCTCTCAGACAGCATCTGCGCTGTGTGTGGCCAGCCCATACTGGTTGACGTCAGCGAAGAGGGAATCATCGAGAACACATACAGACTATCCTGCAACCATGT ATTCCATGAATTCTGCATACGAGGATGGTGCATCGTGGGAAAGAAGCAGATATGCCCGTACTGCAAAGAGAAAGTGGACCTGAAAAGGATGTTCAGTAACCC CTGGGAGAGGCCACATGTCATGTATGGACAACTCCTGGACTGGCTCCGCTACCTTGTCGCTTGGCAACCAGTAATCATTGGACTTGTGCAAGGCATCAACTACATCCTGGGGCTGGAGTGA
- the LOC111950370 gene encoding E3 ubiquitin ligase Rnf121 isoform X2 — MSVLTLVAYGQTLRXNYVVDLSHLSPEEKWRLEHARMHVKHKGHEAMHAEMVLILIVTLVIAQLVLVQWKQRHPKSYNLVTLFQMWVVPLYFTTKLHWWRFLVTWFIFSVVTAYVTYRATRKPLECTTPRLVYKWFLLLYKISYATGIVGYTVVMFTLFGINLIFRIKPEDAMDFGVSLLFYGLYYGVLGRDFAEMCADFMASTVGYYSASGMPTKHLSDSICAVCGQPILVDVSEEGIIENTYRLSCNHVFHEFCIRGWCIVGKKQICPYCKEKVDLKRMFSNPWERPHVMYGQLLDWLRYLVAWQPVIIGLVQGINYILGLE; from the exons atgtctgtcctcactctggtagcctatggacaaacattaagaRTAAACTACGTG GTCGACCTATCCCATCTGTCACCGGAGGAGAAGTGGAG GTTGGAGCATGCCAGGATGCATGTAAAACACAAGGGCCATGAGGCCATGCACGCTGAGATGGTGCTTATCCTCATTGTCACCCTGGTCATCGCCCAGCTGGTCCTTGTGCAATGGAAACAGAGGCACCCCAAGTCCTACAAT ctAGTGACTCTGTTCCAGATGTGGGTGGTTCCTCTGTACTTCACCACCAAGCTTCACTGGTGGAGGTTTCTGGTCACGTGGTTCATCTTCTCTGTGGTCACTGCATACGTTACCTACCGTGCCACACGCAAGCCCCTGGAGTGCACCACGCCCAG GCTGGTCTACAAATGGTTCCTCCTCCTCTACAAGATCAGCTATGCCACAGGGATAGTGGGCTACACCGTCGTCATGTTTACACTGTTTGGCATCAACTTGATATTTAG AATAAAGCCAGAGGACGCAATGGATTTTGGCGTGTCCTTACTGTTCTATGGTCTGTACTATGGCGTCCTGGGTAGGGACTTTGCCGAAATGTGTGCAGACTTCATGGCATCGACAGTGGGG TACTACAGTGCGTCTGGAATGCCCACCAAGCACCTCTCAGACAGCATCTGCGCTGTGTGTGGCCAGCCCATACTGGTTGACGTCAGCGAAGAGGGAATCATCGAGAACACATACAGACTATCCTGCAACCATGT ATTCCATGAATTCTGCATACGAGGATGGTGCATCGTGGGAAAGAAGCAGATATGCCCGTACTGCAAAGAGAAAGTGGACCTGAAAAGGATGTTCAGTAACCC CTGGGAGAGGCCACATGTCATGTATGGACAACTCCTGGACTGGCTCCGCTACCTTGTCGCTTGGCAACCAGTAATCATTGGACTTGTGCAAGGCATCAACTACATCCTGGGGCTGGAGTGA
- the xndc1 gene encoding protein XNDC1N — translation MAPLKIKHVVSFTSQDPKNCVENLCVVGGDSRSWLCNPQDRSGVLRAELQLERASYFGYIDVGNFGSAFIQIDVGRSSWPLDQPYITLLPTATLMSPAESRQGTGLTGVRMFKKGDFLSEGAEDSWDRVRVTCTQPFNKRSQFGLSFLRIRSPLEESEEGSTQTCKENQGQTTPDKSASGVREWLSSPAVQRTFFGGMKGEGVVLSRTARMVLTASQAARRSLPLPSTSLSPSHTSFSGTQNTATSSTPTAKPDATTHIPNQGKPGAHTATPNKGKPVGNMGNIHPHTASMACLSTVCSSKENTSQRHLKRKPNSKSRQNQLNGTTSSKHGKPAVSKRPIATLQHTATAPYPHPSPEPQDTGDLETTCPICGVFFTAEYLPLHAASCQQVETRKLPGGIVTPVPRPFPVSPASLEESMVPCPLCSFRFPLSHIQMHASTCGDPVDPHVIWVD, via the exons ATGGCCCCATTGAAAATTAAACACGTCGTTTCATTCACGTCACAG GACCCCAAGAACTGTGTGGAgaacctgtgtgttgtgggtggagaCAGCAGGTCGTGGCTGTGCAACCCCCAGGACCGAAGTGGAGTCCTCAGAGCAGAACTGCAGCTGGAGCGAGCCTCATACTTTGGATACATCGATGTGG GGAACTTTGGATCTGCGTTCATTCAGATTGATGTTGGCCGGTCCTCTTGGCCCCTGGACCAGCCCTATATCACCCTGTTGCCAACAGCAACACTGATGAGTCCAGCAGAATCGCGACAGGGCACTGGGCTGACAGGAGTGAGAATGTTCAAGAAAG gtgaTTTCCTGTCAGAAGGTGCAGAGGACAGCTGGGACCGGGTGAGAGTAACCTGCACTCAGCCTTTTAACAAGCGCTCTCAGTTTGGCCTGTCCTTCCTGCGCATCCGCAGCCCCctggaggagagcgaggagggcTCCACACAGACTTGCAAAGAGAACCAGGGTCAG ACAACCCCAGACAAATCGGCATCAGGCGTGAGAGAATGGCTGTCCAGCCCTGCTGTGCAGAGAACCTTCTTTGGGGGAATGAAAGG GGAGGGTGTGGTTCTGAGCCGGACAGCTCGTATGGTCCTCACAGCGTCCCAGGCTGCCAGGCGTTCCCTTCCCCTTCCTTCCACTTCCTTGTCTCCCAGTCACACATCATTCTCTGGCACTCAGAATACAGCAACCTCTTCCACTCCCACAGCCAAGCCAGATGCAACTACCCATATCCCCAACCAGGGAAAGCCAGGGGCTCATACAGCTACACCCAACAAAGGCAAGCCAGTTGGAAATATGGGAAATATACACCCTCACACAG CTTCAATGGCTTGTTTAAGCACAGTTTGCAGCTCCAAGGAAAATACTTCTCAAAGACACCTGAAGAGAAAACCAAACTCCAAAAGCAG GCAGAACCAGCTGAATGGCACCACCTCTAGTAAGCACGGAAAACCTGCAGTCAGTAAGAGGCCAATAGCTACTCTACAACACACTGCCACAGCCCCTTATCCTCACCCATCTCCAGAGCCTCAGGACACTGGTGACCTTGAGACCACATGCCCAATATGCGGAG TGTTCTTTACTGCAGAGTACCTGCCGCTCCACGCCGCCTCCTGCCAGCAGGTGGAGACCAGGAAGCTCCCTGGGGGGATTGTGACCCCTGTTCCCCGccccttccctgtctctcccgcCAGCCTAGAAGAGTCCATGGTGCCCTGCCCTCTCTGCTCCTTCAGGTTCCCTCTGTCCCACATCCAGATGCACGCCAGCACCTGTGGAGACCCCGTGGACCCCCATGTTATCTGGGTGGACTAG
- the LOC111950589 gene encoding ribonucleoside-diphosphate reductase large subunit, whose protein sequence is MHVIKRDGREERVMFDKITSRIQKLCYGLNSDFVDPTQITMKVIQGLYSGVTTVELDTLAAEIAATLTTKHPDYAILAARIAVSNLHKETKKVFSDVVEDLYNYVNPLNRCHSPMVAKETLDIVLENKDRLNSAIIFDRDFSYNFFGFKTLERSYLLKINGKVAERPQHMLMRVAVGIHQTDIDAVIETYNLLSEKWFTHASPTLFNAGTNRPQLSSCFLLAMKDDSIEGIYDTLKQCALISKSAGGIGVAVSCIRATGSYIAGTNGNSNGLVPMLRVYNNTARYVDQGGNKRPGAFAMYLEPWHFDVFDFLDLKKNTGKEEQRARDLFYGMWIPDLFMKRVESNQDWSLMCPSDCPGLDECWGEEFEKLYTRYEQEGRVKRVVKAQQVWHAIIESQTETGTPYMLYKDACNRKSNQQNLGTIKSSNLCTEIVEYTSHDEVAVCNLASIALNMYVTPERTFDFNKLAYVTKVIVRNLNKIIEINYYPVVEAENSNKRHRPIGIGVQGLADAFILMRFPFESAEAQKLNTQIFETIYYAALESSCELAAELGAYQTYPGSPVSKGILQYNMWDKTPTDLWDWTVLKEKIAKHGVRNSLLLAPMPTASTAQILGNNESIEPYTSNIYTRRVLSGEFQIVNPHLLKDLTERGLWNEEMKNQLIGQNGSIQGIAEIPDDLKELYKTVWEISQKTILKMAADRGAFIDQSQSLNIHIAEPNYGKLTSMHFYGWKQGLKTGMYYLRTKPAANPIQFTLNKEKLKESQSAKNLEAVKELNRAAMVCSLENRDDCLMCGS, encoded by the exons ATGCATGTGATAAAGCGAG ATGGGCGCGAAGAGCGTGTCATGTTTGACAAGATCACTTCCCGCATTCAGAAGCTGTGCTATGGACTCAACTCTGACTTTGTAGATCCA ACCCAGATCACCATGAAGGTAATTCAGGGTCTGTACAGTGGGGTCACTACAGTGGAGCTGGACACACTGGCTGCAGAGATTGCTGCCACCCTCACAACGAAACACCCCGACTATGCCATCCTKGCTGCCCGCATCGCCGTCTCCAACCTGCACAAGGAGACCAAGAAGGTGTTCAGTG ATGTGGTGGAGGATCTCTACAACTATGTCAACCCACTAAACAGATGCCACTCTCCCATGGTTGCCAAGGAGACACTTGACATTGTCCTAGAAAACAAGGATCGCCTCAACTCTGCAATCATCTTCGACCGGGACTTCTCCTACAACTTYTTTGGATTYAAG aCACTTGAGCGGTCATACCTTCTGAAGATTAATGGGAAAG TTGCCGAGCGACCCCAGCACATGCTCATGAGGGTGGCAGTTGGGATTCATCAGACTGACATTGACGCTGTCATCGAGACTTACAACCTGCTGTCAGAGAAGTGGTTCACCCACGCTTCRCCCACACTCTTCAATGCTGGCACCAACCGCCCACAACTGTCCAG CTGTTTCCTGTTGGCCATGAAGGATGACAGCATTGAGGGCATCTACGACACCCTAAAGCAGTGTGCCCTAATCTCTAAATCAGCAGGGGGCATCGGCGTGGCAGTSAGCTGCATCAGAGCCACGGGCAGCTACATTGCTGGG acaAATGGTAATTCCAATGGGCTGGTCCCCATGCTCCGAGTGTACAACAACACAGCACGCTATGTGGACCAGGGAGGCAACAAG AGACCTGGTGCGTTTGCCATGTACCTGGAGCCGTGGCACTTTGATGTGTTTGACTTCTTGGACCTGAAGAAGAACACGGGKAAGGAAGAGCAGAGGGCCAGAGATCTGTTCTACGGCATGTGGATCCCTGACCTCTTTATGAAGAGAGTGGAGAGCAACCAG GACTGGTCCCTGATGTGCCCCAGTGACTGCCCTGGACTGGATGAGTGCTGGGGGGAGGAGTTTGAGAAGCTCTATACCAG GTATGAGCAGGAGGGTCGGGTCAAGCGGGTGGTGAAGGCCCAGCAGGTGTGGCATGCCATTATTGAGTCCCAGACTGAGACGGGCACCCCCTATATGCTTTACAAGGACGCCTGCAACAGGAAGAGTAATCAGCAGAACCTGGGCACCATTAAGTCCAGTAACCTTTGTACCGAAATTGTAGAGTACACCAGCCATGATGAG GTGGCAGTGTGTAACCTGGCGTCCATCGCCCTCAACATGTATGTCACCCCAGAGAGAACATTTGACTTCAACAAGCTGGCCTACGTCACCAAGGTCATCGTCAGGAACCTCAACAAGATCATTGAGATCAACTACTACCCTGTGGTCGAG GCTGAGAACTCCAACAAGCGCCACAGGCCCATTGGTATCGGTGTGCAGGGTCTTGCTGATGCTTTCATCCTGATGCGTTTCCCCTTTGAGAGCGCCGAGGCCCAGAAGCTCAACACTCAGATCTTTGAGACCATCTACTACGCTGCCCTGGAGTCCAGCTGTGAACTTGCTGCTGAGCTCGGTGCCTACCAGACCTACCCAGGCTCCCCTGTCAGTAAAGGA ATCCTTCAGTACAACATGTGGGACAAAACCCCAACTGACCTGTGGGACTGGACAGTTCTCAAGGAAAAGATTGCCAA GCACGGTGTGAGGAACAGTCTGCTGCTGGCCCCCATGCCCACGGCCTCTACAGCCCAGATCCTGGGCAACAACGAGTCTATCGAGCCCTACACCAGCAACATCTACACCCGCAGAGTCCTCTCTGGAGAGTTCCAG ATTGTGAACCCCCAYCTGTTGAAGGACCTAACAGAGAGAGGGCTGTGGAATGAGGAGATGAAGAACCAGCTGATTGGTCAGAACGGATCCATCCAG GGCATTGCTGAGATCCCAGATGACCTGAAGGAGCTGTATAAGACTGTGTGGGAGATCTCCCAGAAGACTATTCTGAAGATGGCTGCTGACCGCGGGGCCTTCATAGACCAGAGCCAGTCCCTCAACATCCACATTGCTGAGCCTAACTACGGCAAGCTCACCAGCATGCACTTCTACGGCTGGAAGCAG GGTCTGAAGACGGGCATGTACTACCTGAGGACCAAGCCTGCAGCCAACCCCATCCAGTTCACCCTGAACAAGGAGAAGCTGAAGGAGTCTCAGTCGGCTAAGAACTTGGAGGCGGTCAAGGAGCTCAACAGAGCCGCTATGGTGTGTTCCCTGGAGAACCGCGACGACTGCCTGATGTGTGGCTCTTAG